From the genome of Thunnus thynnus chromosome 1, fThuThy2.1, whole genome shotgun sequence, one region includes:
- the nip7 gene encoding 60S ribosome subunit biogenesis protein NIP7 homolog, translated as MRPLTDEETTTMFEKLSKYIGENIKLLVDRPDGTYCFRLHDDRVYYMSEKILKLATNISRDKLVSVGTCFGKFTKTKKFRLHITALDFLAPYAKFKVWVKPGAEQSFLYGNHVLKSGLGRITENTMQYQGVVVYSMADVPLGFGVAAKTTQECRRVDPMAIVVFHQADVGEFIRNEDTLT; from the exons ATGAGGCCACTAACAGACGAAGAGACGACAACGATGTTTGAGAAGCTGTCGAAGTA CATCGGAGAAAACATAAAACTTCTAGTGGACCGACCCGATGGCACCTACTGCTTCAGGCTTCACGATGACCGTGTGTACTACATGAG TGAGAAAATTCTCAAGCTGGCCACAAACATTTCTCGGGACAAACTCGTGTCAGTGGGAACTTGTTTTGGGAAGTTTACAAAGACCAAGAAGTTTCGCCTGCACATCACAGCTCTGGATTTCCTGGCTCCATATGCAAAG TTCAAGGTGTGGGTGAAACCTGGAGCAGAGCAGTCTTTCCTTTACGGGAACCACGTGCTAAAATCTGGGCTCGGCAGAATCACTGAGAACACGATGCAGTACCAGGGAGTTGTGGTCTACTCCATGGCTGACGTGCCTCTG GGTTTTGGAGTCGCAGCCAAGACGACCCAGGAGTGCCGGCGAGTGGACCCCATGGCCATTGTTGTGTTCCACCAGGCCGATGTAGGAGAGTTCATTAGGAATGAAGACACATTAACATAG
- the cdc42se2 gene encoding CDC42 small effector protein 2 — protein MTEFWVCFSCCIAEQPQPKRRRRIDRSMIGEPTNFVHTTHVGSGDMGLGLASVDLVQAQMKSKGGYAHGGSEGSQL, from the exons ATGACTGAGTTCTGGGTTTGTTTCAGCTGCTGCATTGCAGAGCAGCCTCAGCCT AAACGGCGGCGACGGATCGATCGCTCCATGATCGGGGAGCCAACAAACTTTGTTCACACCACACATGTAGGCTCAGGGGACATGGGTCTGGGACTGGCATCA GTGGACCTCGTTCAGGCCCAGATGAAATCCAAAGGGGGCTACGCGCACGGAGGGTCTGAAGGCTCTCAGTTGTAA